A segment of the Echinicola strongylocentroti genome:
AATCCGGGAGGTAGCCGAGGATGCCGCGTTGGTCAACCGTGTAGAGGTCAAGTCTGCCATTGGAAGGGGCGGATTTGACGGCTAAGTTTCGCCGGGATGGGTTGTCCGAGAAGCCCAAATAGTCCTCGTTTAACAATTCAAAAGTGGGAATCTCATCAAAACTCACCTTGTATCGCAGCAATTCGCCGGTTTGGCGTGCCAGCAACATAAAGTTTTCGCCATTGTATTGGTAATAATCAAAATGGTCATTGGCCCGAAGGGTAATATTAGGGATGTCAACTGGCGTGAGGTCATCTGCTGCACCGCTTTGGGAATAAAACAAATCCCTCGTCAATACGAAATCTTCAATTTTCACTCCTGAAATGAACAGGTGCTGCTGTTGTGCTGCGGAAGTGACTTCCAAGTATTGTAGGTCGGTGAGACCTAGCGAGGAGAGGTTCAGGTGATCGGTATCTGTAAGTTCCATGGTTTCACCATTCCAAGCATAGCTGAACGCTTGGCCGATTGCGGTTCCATTTTGGATGGTGTTGGCTGTTACGATCAGCTGACCGGAGGCGTTGTTGCCTTTAAAAAACGGTCTGGTATTTTCTCCCAGATCTACCATGTCTTCCTGTAGAAATGCAGAAGTCTTCAGCGCGGGGTTGGTTCCTTCCAATTGATAAATGCTTTGGGAAAAGTCAATTCCAGCAGTCAGGCTGGTTTGGGAGCTGTTGGATGAAATCAGGAGATTGTCGTTTAGGTATTGCCCCACATGGAAGATCGGAAAAGTGGGCATCTTTCCGAATCCTGGGATCGAGGTCTCGGCGCTGGTAAATAGGGGAGCGGTGTTACTTCCTTGGTTGGGTAGGTAATAGAGCGTGTTGCATTCATCCTGTCCCATGACCAAGTCCAGGACGCCGTCATTGTTAAAATCCCTAAGGAGAACGGAATGGCCTCCTGAGTGTTTTGTGGAGTTGTTTTCTTGGTTTTGGGGGAGCTTTCTGGAGATCAAGTCTCCGTCACAGGTTCGGCCAAAAGAGAAATCACCACAGCCACAAAATTCAAAGTTGCCCCAGCGTACTTTTTGGGGGGCAAAGCCGTCGACTCCGGGTGAGCCATTTCTTTCTACGCTGGTGTTTTGGTAATACTCCAAGTAATCCCCCACTGCAAAGTTAAAGATCACCACATCCAAATCCCCATCTCCGTCCAAGTCTTGAATGGCCGGTACATCGAGATTGTTCGCTTGGAAGTTGGAGCCATTTTCCAATTTCAAGAAATTCTCGGCGACTTCCCAGCTGGGAAAGGACTGGCCCTGTGGCGTGACATTTCGATAAGCTTTGATCCCAAAGGCGGTGGAGGTGAACAGGTCTTTTTTACCATCTCCATCAAAATCTGCCAGTACCAAAAAGCCACTCACATCTTCTGGGAAAAAGTGGTGCATGTACGGCAGGTGAGTGAAAGTGCCTTCGTTTTGTTCAAAGATTTTGAGGTTACGGGAATTGATGTCCCAGATGACCAGTTCTTCGGTGCCGTTGCCATTCACGTCCATGGTTTGGATCTGTGCTGCATTGATGCCACCGGCAAAGGCCATGGGCAAAGTTTTTCCGTTTTGGTTCACTTCTTTTTCTGTAAAACGGTAGGCTTTTTGTCCCTGGCTGGAAAAAGTAATCAATAAAAGAACAAAAGATAAAAGGTGTTTCATCAATAAATGAAGGTTATACAACTATAGCAAAGATGGAGAAACTTTAGTTTTACGTCTAAAATTAAACGAACAATCTTGCATAAAGATGTAACGGAATCGTTTATTTTGGGTAAAAATTGATTAGTGGGTCTTTTGGGCAGTCAATGGCGACTTGTCTGCAGATTTCACATAAAATAACATGTATACCCGTAATGATGCCAGTAATCGTTTAGCTTAAGAATACTATCTCACGGATGACACAGAACTACGTGGTAGATAGTCAGGTGAATGCGGGATTTTGATACTTTATCTGTGATAATCCGAGAAATTCGTGAGCAACTTTATTACTGGCTAAAAAGAGGATAATCAGGTAAAATAATATAGCATATCACTACAAATGTCTAGCATAGCATCTCTATACACCGTTTACAAGAAATCAACAGGCGTAAGTACGGATACCCGTAAAATAGGAGAAGGCAATCTTTTTTTTGCCTTGAAAGGCCCAAACTTCAACGCCAATTCCTTTGCCGCCAAGGCACTTGAAATGGGTGCCTCTGCAGTCGTGATCGATGAGAAGGAATTTGCAGTGGAAGGTGATGAGCGCTACGTGTTGGTGGAGGATGTACTGGCTGCGTTGCAGGCATTAGCCAATTATCACCGTAAACAGCTGGATATTCCTTTTCTGGCCATCACGGGTAGTAATGGAAAAACCACCACCAAGGAACTGGTCAATGCGGTGCTGAGTAAGAAGTATAAAACCTATGCCACGGAGGGTAATCTCAATAACCACATCGGCGTACCGCTGACCTTGCTGGCCATGGATGAGCAGACTGAATTGGCCATCGTGGAGATGGGTGCCAATAAAATCGGGGATATTGCCGAGCTTTGCGAAATAGCCGAGCCTACCCACGGGCTGATCACCAATATTGGAAGGGCGCATTTGGAAGGCTTTGGTGGATTTGAAGGGGTGCTACGGGCAAAGACCGAGCTGTACCAGTTTTTGATCAGTCATCAGGGAAAGATTTTCGTCAATAGCCAAAATCAAGTCTTGGCCAATATGATGAAGCGGATGGATGATCCTGTGACCTATCCTGCCAAAGGTGATTTTTACCACTGTGAACTGGTGGAGGCCAACCCATTTGTGACGTTCAAGACGGCGGATGGAAAGGTGTACGACACGAAGATGCTTGGTGGGTATAATTTTGAAAACATAGCCACCGCCCTGACGGTAGGGAAGTTTTTTGGGGTGGAAGAAGAAGTAGCTATAGCCGCTGTCTGCCAATACACGCCGGGAAATATGCGTTCTCAGCTGATCGAAAGGCGCAGCAACCTCATCGTACTGGACGCCTATAATGCCAACCCCAGTAGTATGGAGCAGGCCATCAGGACGTTTGGGAAGATGACCGGAAAGCCTCATAAAATGGTCATTTTGGGAGACATGTACGAGCTTGGCGATAACACCGTCGAAGAGCACAAGAAATTGGGCGAATGGGTGAGTGAATATGATATAGACAAAGTGTGCTTTACAGGAGAGCTTACTCAAAATGCCCTGTTGAAGGCGCCAAGAGCATTGTATTTTCCTGACCCCTTCAGCCTTCGCAATTGGCTAGCGGACTCCAAGTTAGAAGATCACCTCATCCTTATTAAGGGGAGCAGGGGTATGAAATTGGAAGGCTTGGTGGAGTTTATCTGAGGGGCAATGCCTGTACCACGGCTACGGGATGCATTCATACCAGCATAACTATGGGGGTTTCCCCCATTCCTTTTTTTATCTAATACACAGAAATTCCAGCTGCTCACCTTCCAGGAAGTCACCGTCCCGTTGGGGGAGTAGCAAAAAGCCATCCGTTTTGGAGAGGCTAAAAAGGTCTCCGGAGCCATTATGACTGAAGGGGTAGGCACGGCCCGTTTTGGCGTCGATACTGACGGACACGAATCGTGATAGATTGGGGTTGCCAGGGATTTTCTCGCCCAAGGTTTTTACCTCCGGTTGAAGGGGCGTTCCCAAGGAGGCGTGTAGCCACTGCTGGAAATAAAACAGGTGATTTACATAAGTAGAAACGGGATTGCCGGGATAGGCAAATACTTTTGTCCCTTTTTCTGGGTGGTGCCCAAACCAAAAAGGTTTGCCAGGCCGCTGGGCTACACGGTGAAAAAGTTTGTGTACTCCCAAATCACTTAGGACATCTGGAATATGGTCAAATTTTCCTTTGGAGACTCCTCCGCTCAATAGCAATACATCGTAGGCATCCATTAAATCGGAAAGTGTCTTTACCAAGGCATCTTTGTCGTCATTGATATGGTACATCTTGCTAAGAATGCCCTCTTTTACAATTGCAGACCAAAGGGTATAAACGTTAGATTTACGGATTTGATGGGGGAGAGGTGTTTGGTCCACTTCTACCAATTCGTCTCCTGTCGAGATGATGGCCACCGAAGGGAGTTTAGCAACTGACACATCTGCTTTTCCCACAGTGGCCAGTATGCCGATGTCAGCAGCGGTGATCAGTTTTCCTTTCGGAATAATTTTTTGCCCTTTTTTAGAATCACTACCGCGATAGTGAACGAAGCGTTTGGCAGCTTTTTCTAATTGAATATGGGCATTTCCGTCCGTGGTTTCGATTTCTTCGTAAGGAATGATCGTGTCGGCGCCAATAGGCAGAATTGCTCCCGTCATGACTTCCAGACAGTGATCAGCGTCCAATAATTCCATTTGGGGTGTGCCAGCGGCTTGGATGCCCTGGATGATATAGGAAGGTTTTATAGGATTGTCCAAATCCCCCAGCCGGATGGCGACACCATCCATCATGACGCGATCAAAAGGCGGAGCATCAAGATCTGTGAAGATATCTTCAGCCAAAAATCGACCAGTGGCACCTGATAGTTTTACTTTTTCTGTGCCGTAAGATTGCCGTTGGCTGAGGACTGACTGCAGTGCTTCGTTGATGGTGATCATGGACTGAATATGTTTTTTTGATGAATCGGGATGCGAAATTCCCTTTGTTTTGGAATACAGGTGTATAGCTACATGATATGATAAGCACTACTTTTTGACAGTGGTGGAGGGGGCTTATTCCCAGCCTTCGGCTTCCAATGCATTCATGCCTCCTTCTAAGTTGTAAATTACTTGTTCAGGATGGAGCGATTGAAGTAATTGGGCGGCACGAAGGCTTCTCATGCCGGATTGACAGATCAAAATAACGGAAGCTTTTTCGTTGATTTCTTGGTGTCTTTCCGTGAGCTGAGCCAATGGGATGTTCTGTGCGTTTTCCAAATGGCCACTTTCAAATTCCCCTTCATTTCTGACATCGATGACTTGCTGCTGTCGGTCTACTTCCTGTTTGGCCCAGAACTCCTCGCTGGTCAACGTGGTGACAGTCATATCAGTGCTGCACATGGGCTGACCGTAGCTGTTTTTAAGTGCCAAGATGGATTGGTTTTCGGGAACCACGGATAGCCCAACTTTAAGATGGGTTTGGGCCAAGGTATCGATGATCAGCAATTTACCACTTAGC
Coding sequences within it:
- a CDS encoding UDP-N-acetylmuramoyl-tripeptide--D-alanyl-D-alanine ligase; this encodes MSSIASLYTVYKKSTGVSTDTRKIGEGNLFFALKGPNFNANSFAAKALEMGASAVVIDEKEFAVEGDERYVLVEDVLAALQALANYHRKQLDIPFLAITGSNGKTTTKELVNAVLSKKYKTYATEGNLNNHIGVPLTLLAMDEQTELAIVEMGANKIGDIAELCEIAEPTHGLITNIGRAHLEGFGGFEGVLRAKTELYQFLISHQGKIFVNSQNQVLANMMKRMDDPVTYPAKGDFYHCELVEANPFVTFKTADGKVYDTKMLGGYNFENIATALTVGKFFGVEEEVAIAAVCQYTPGNMRSQLIERRSNLIVLDAYNANPSSMEQAIRTFGKMTGKPHKMVILGDMYELGDNTVEEHKKLGEWVSEYDIDKVCFTGELTQNALLKAPRALYFPDPFSLRNWLADSKLEDHLILIKGSRGMKLEGLVEFI
- a CDS encoding T9SS type A sorting domain-containing protein yields the protein MKHLLSFVLLLITFSSQGQKAYRFTEKEVNQNGKTLPMAFAGGINAAQIQTMDVNGNGTEELVIWDINSRNLKIFEQNEGTFTHLPYMHHFFPEDVSGFLVLADFDGDGKKDLFTSTAFGIKAYRNVTPQGQSFPSWEVAENFLKLENGSNFQANNLDVPAIQDLDGDGDLDVVIFNFAVGDYLEYYQNTSVERNGSPGVDGFAPQKVRWGNFEFCGCGDFSFGRTCDGDLISRKLPQNQENNSTKHSGGHSVLLRDFNNDGVLDLVMGQDECNTLYYLPNQGSNTAPLFTSAETSIPGFGKMPTFPIFHVGQYLNDNLLISSNSSQTSLTAGIDFSQSIYQLEGTNPALKTSAFLQEDMVDLGENTRPFFKGNNASGQLIVTANTIQNGTAIGQAFSYAWNGETMELTDTDHLNLSSLGLTDLQYLEVTSAAQQQHLFISGVKIEDFVLTRDLFYSQSGAADDLTPVDIPNITLRANDHFDYYQYNGENFMLLARQTGELLRYKVSFDEIPTFELLNEDYLGFSDNPSRRNLAVKSAPSNGRLDLYTVDQRGILGYLPDFIHSNSPQSELLTLPNGDMTTTRLGRNTWIATVPAAFGGKTHLVLGNNGGGVQLLEDISNGIDPPVDGQLQVNLYPNPSSGPAFLLSNESGKARMVNSLGQVLVEEFNIEANTPAEMDVRTLASGIYFVQFTADTGKGTTKKLIVE
- a CDS encoding molybdopterin molybdotransferase MoeA, with amino-acid sequence MITINEALQSVLSQRQSYGTEKVKLSGATGRFLAEDIFTDLDAPPFDRVMMDGVAIRLGDLDNPIKPSYIIQGIQAAGTPQMELLDADHCLEVMTGAILPIGADTIIPYEEIETTDGNAHIQLEKAAKRFVHYRGSDSKKGQKIIPKGKLITAADIGILATVGKADVSVAKLPSVAIISTGDELVEVDQTPLPHQIRKSNVYTLWSAIVKEGILSKMYHINDDKDALVKTLSDLMDAYDVLLLSGGVSKGKFDHIPDVLSDLGVHKLFHRVAQRPGKPFWFGHHPEKGTKVFAYPGNPVSTYVNHLFYFQQWLHASLGTPLQPEVKTLGEKIPGNPNLSRFVSVSIDAKTGRAYPFSHNGSGDLFSLSKTDGFLLLPQRDGDFLEGEQLEFLCIR